In Saccharomonospora marina XMU15, one genomic interval encodes:
- the acsA gene encoding acetate--CoA ligase, whose translation MQWSPIGKPASARRSANLTDYERARREFDWDRAATALSGLPGGGLNIAHEAVDRHAAGPRADHTALRWVDHSERVVELSYAELARRTSRFAALLRDLGLRKGDRVFTLLGRVPELYVAVLGALKAGCVVCPLFSAFGPEPIRQRLRLGEAAALVTSPGLYRGKVSGIRDEVPSLRHVLVTGADAGPSGDVLALEPALAAAGEDTGVAATSPDDPALLHFTSGTTGTPKGALHVHGAVLAHHVTAEYALDLRADDVFWCTADPGWVTGMSYGIIAPLTHGATLVSDEAEFDARRWYRVLAQQRVNVWYTAPTALRMLMRYGPELARSFDLSALRFVASVGEPLNPEVVLWGQEQFGLPVHDNWWQTETGAIMISNFAAVEVRPGSMGLPLPGIEACVLARDRDGKVLRVDGRVREVSDPATPGELALRAGWPSMFRAYWGEQRRYADCFADGWYLTGDIARRDADGYYWFLGRADDVIKSAGHLVGPFEVESTLLEHPSVAEAGVIGKPDDVAGELVKAFVTLRPGVTASEPLRRELLAFGRRRLGAVAPREIEFDQHLPHTRSGKVMRRLLRARELGLAEGDLSTLEAAR comes from the coding sequence ATGCAATGGTCACCCATCGGCAAGCCGGCCTCGGCCCGGCGGTCCGCGAACCTCACCGACTACGAACGGGCCCGCCGCGAGTTCGACTGGGACCGCGCCGCCACCGCGCTCTCCGGGTTACCCGGTGGCGGGCTGAACATCGCCCACGAGGCCGTCGACCGGCACGCCGCGGGTCCGCGCGCGGACCACACCGCGCTGCGCTGGGTCGACCACTCCGAGCGGGTCGTCGAACTCAGCTACGCCGAGCTGGCGCGGCGAACCAGCCGGTTCGCCGCGCTGCTTCGCGACCTCGGCCTTCGAAAGGGCGACCGCGTGTTCACACTGCTCGGCCGTGTGCCAGAGCTCTACGTGGCCGTGCTCGGCGCGCTGAAGGCCGGTTGCGTGGTCTGTCCGCTGTTCTCCGCGTTCGGCCCCGAGCCGATCCGGCAGCGACTGCGCCTCGGCGAGGCCGCTGCGCTGGTGACCAGTCCCGGGCTGTACCGGGGCAAGGTCAGTGGTATCCGCGACGAGGTACCGTCACTGCGGCACGTGCTGGTGACCGGGGCCGATGCGGGCCCCTCCGGTGACGTATTGGCGCTGGAACCGGCACTCGCCGCCGCCGGTGAGGACACCGGGGTGGCCGCCACCTCGCCCGACGACCCGGCACTGCTGCACTTCACCAGCGGCACAACCGGCACACCCAAGGGCGCGCTGCACGTGCACGGCGCCGTGCTCGCGCATCACGTCACCGCCGAGTACGCGCTCGACCTGCGCGCCGACGACGTCTTCTGGTGCACGGCCGATCCCGGCTGGGTCACCGGCATGTCCTACGGCATCATCGCCCCGCTCACCCACGGCGCCACGCTCGTCAGTGACGAGGCCGAGTTCGACGCGCGCCGCTGGTACCGCGTACTCGCACAGCAACGGGTCAACGTGTGGTACACGGCGCCGACCGCGTTGCGGATGCTGATGCGTTACGGGCCGGAGTTGGCCCGTAGCTTCGACCTGTCGGCGCTGCGGTTCGTGGCCAGCGTGGGGGAACCGCTCAATCCCGAGGTCGTGTTGTGGGGCCAGGAGCAGTTCGGGCTGCCGGTGCACGACAACTGGTGGCAGACCGAGACGGGCGCCATCATGATCAGCAACTTCGCGGCCGTCGAGGTCCGGCCGGGATCGATGGGGTTGCCGCTGCCCGGCATCGAAGCCTGCGTGCTGGCACGCGACCGCGACGGCAAGGTGTTGCGTGTGGACGGTCGAGTGCGGGAGGTGAGCGACCCCGCAACGCCGGGCGAACTCGCGCTGCGCGCCGGCTGGCCCTCGATGTTTCGGGCCTACTGGGGCGAGCAGCGGCGCTACGCCGACTGCTTCGCCGACGGCTGGTACCTCACCGGCGACATCGCACGGCGAGACGCCGACGGCTACTACTGGTTCCTCGGTCGCGCCGACGACGTCATCAAGTCGGCCGGGCATCTGGTCGGGCCGTTCGAGGTGGAGAGCACGTTGCTGGAACACCCCTCGGTGGCGGAGGCCGGAGTGATCGGCAAGCCGGACGACGTTGCGGGCGAGCTGGTCAAGGCGTTCGTGACGCTACGCCCCGGTGTGACGGCATCCGAACCGCTGCGGCGGGAGCTGCTGGCGTTCGGCAGGCGCCGCCTCGGCGCGGTCGCGCCTCGCGAGATCGAGTTCGACCAGCACCTGCCGCACACCCGCAGCGGCAAGGTCATGCGCAGGTTGCTGCGGGCACGCGAGCTCGGACTCGCCGAAGGCGATCTGTCCACACTGGAGGCGGCACGATGA
- a CDS encoding DUF6069 family protein codes for MKNEVDSTRLWAGGAATAAVAALVAVVGILTARGLAHVAVLAPRGEGAWGGANTVTYAVSAAVVAVAATGLLHVLLLTAPRPRLFFGWIMALLTAIAIVLPLSLYVDWGSKVATALINLAIGFAIIVTLLNVGKAAQRESDRDHSDDSTQQFYP; via the coding sequence ATGAAGAACGAGGTTGACTCTACCCGGCTGTGGGCGGGTGGAGCCGCGACGGCAGCCGTGGCCGCACTGGTCGCGGTCGTCGGCATTCTCACCGCGCGCGGCCTCGCCCACGTGGCCGTGCTGGCGCCGCGCGGAGAAGGCGCCTGGGGCGGCGCGAACACCGTCACCTACGCGGTGAGCGCCGCCGTCGTGGCCGTCGCGGCCACCGGACTGTTGCACGTACTGCTGCTGACCGCGCCACGCCCCCGGCTGTTCTTCGGCTGGATCATGGCGCTGCTGACGGCCATCGCGATCGTGCTGCCGCTGAGCCTCTACGTCGACTGGGGGAGCAAGGTGGCGACAGCGCTGATCAACCTGGCCATCGGTTTCGCGATCATCGTGACGTTGCTCAACGTCGGCAAGGCCGCCCAGCGCGAGAGCGACCGCGACCACAGCGACGACTCCACGCAGCAGTTCTACCCGTGA
- the ftsH gene encoding ATP-dependent zinc metalloprotease FtsH, whose product MSRKAKPGPPPDPVPKQPPPPPPRWRRWLLPLGLLATALLLFLPTLWQGEQNQPVSYTQFLSQVDAKRVESVTIDDSGAVTGEYRDGTSFSTNIPVALDNSGLESRLRASGVNISATSSGADWTGVLVGLLPLALIIGLLLWTGRRAQHSLAGGALGFGRSKAKIIEAQRPSTRFADVAGYQGVKQDVSEIIEFLRDPAKYAAAGAKGPRGVIMVGPPGTGKTLLARAVAGEASVPFLSVTGSAFVEMFVGVGASRVRDLFDEARERAPAIIFIDEIDAVGSRRGVGGSGGHEEREQTLNQLLAEMDGFDQSSGIVVLAATNRPESLDPALLRPGRFDRQVTIPLPNQDERRAILAVHARGKQLAPDVDLDRLSRATPGFSGADLANLVNEAAINAVRADRTVLAAADLTAARDRVLLGRRESSNALLPEERHAVAVHESGHALLAALCEHADPVEKVTILPAGLALGATEQLPEAERHLYAESYLLDQLTIRLGGRAAECLVFGEGFTGAANDLAVATQLATRMVTEFGLSPALGPVGYESGEAAHLPGAPVLQGRPYSEQTQRLVDSEIARLLREAEERALRMLREHLPALHRLAERLREEETVDGAAVLAALRPQEGGGKR is encoded by the coding sequence TTGTCGCGAAAGGCAAAACCAGGACCACCGCCCGACCCCGTTCCCAAGCAGCCACCACCACCTCCACCACGCTGGCGGCGCTGGCTGCTGCCACTGGGACTGCTCGCGACGGCGCTGCTGCTGTTCCTGCCGACATTGTGGCAGGGCGAGCAGAACCAGCCGGTGTCCTACACCCAGTTCCTGTCCCAGGTGGACGCCAAGCGGGTCGAGTCGGTCACCATCGACGACAGCGGCGCGGTCACCGGCGAGTACCGCGACGGGACGTCGTTCAGCACGAACATCCCCGTGGCGCTGGACAACTCCGGCCTGGAATCCCGGCTGCGAGCAAGCGGGGTGAATATCAGCGCGACGAGTTCCGGTGCCGACTGGACCGGCGTGCTGGTCGGGCTGCTCCCGCTCGCGCTCATCATCGGCCTGCTGCTGTGGACCGGCAGGCGGGCGCAGCACTCGCTGGCCGGTGGCGCGCTGGGTTTCGGCCGCTCCAAGGCCAAGATCATCGAGGCGCAGCGGCCGAGTACCCGGTTCGCCGATGTCGCCGGATACCAGGGCGTCAAGCAGGACGTCAGCGAGATCATCGAGTTCCTGCGCGATCCGGCCAAGTACGCCGCGGCGGGCGCGAAGGGCCCGAGGGGCGTCATCATGGTCGGCCCGCCCGGCACCGGTAAGACCCTGCTCGCGCGGGCCGTCGCGGGAGAGGCGAGCGTGCCGTTCCTCTCGGTGACCGGCTCTGCGTTCGTCGAGATGTTCGTCGGTGTCGGGGCATCCCGGGTGCGGGATCTATTCGACGAGGCCCGCGAGCGGGCACCCGCGATCATCTTCATCGACGAGATCGACGCCGTCGGCAGCAGGCGGGGCGTGGGCGGCAGCGGGGGCCACGAGGAACGCGAGCAGACCCTCAACCAGCTGCTCGCCGAGATGGACGGCTTCGACCAGAGCAGCGGCATCGTCGTGCTCGCGGCGACCAACCGGCCCGAGTCGCTCGACCCGGCGCTGCTGCGTCCCGGCAGGTTCGACCGGCAGGTGACGATCCCGCTGCCCAACCAGGACGAGCGGCGGGCGATCCTCGCCGTGCACGCCAGGGGCAAGCAACTGGCGCCCGACGTGGACCTGGACCGGCTGTCCAGGGCGACACCGGGGTTCTCCGGCGCGGACCTGGCCAACCTGGTCAACGAGGCCGCGATCAACGCGGTTCGCGCCGACCGGACGGTGCTCGCCGCCGCCGACCTCACCGCGGCGCGCGACCGGGTGCTGCTGGGCCGCAGGGAGTCGTCGAACGCGCTGCTGCCCGAGGAGCGGCACGCCGTGGCGGTGCACGAGTCGGGGCACGCGTTGCTGGCGGCGTTGTGCGAGCACGCCGATCCGGTGGAGAAGGTGACGATCCTGCCCGCCGGGCTCGCGCTGGGTGCCACCGAGCAGCTTCCCGAGGCGGAACGGCATCTGTATGCGGAGAGCTACCTGCTCGACCAGCTGACCATCCGGCTCGGCGGGCGGGCCGCGGAGTGCCTGGTCTTCGGCGAGGGCTTCACCGGCGCGGCCAACGATCTGGCCGTCGCCACCCAGCTCGCGACGCGGATGGTCACCGAGTTCGGGCTGTCACCCGCCCTCGGACCGGTCGGCTACGAGTCGGGAGAGGCAGCCCACCTGCCCGGTGCGCCGGTGCTGCAGGGCCGTCCCTATTCGGAACAGACCCAGCGGCTGGTGGACTCCGAGATCGCCAGGCTGTTGCGCGAGGCGGAGGAGCGCGCGCTGCGCATGTTGCGTGAGCACCTGCCCGCGCTTCACCGGCTCGCGGAGCGGCTGCGCGAGGAGGAGACGGTCGACGGCGCCGCCGTGCTGGCGGCGCTGCGCCCGCAGGAGGGCGGCGGGAAGCGGTGA
- a CDS encoding alpha/beta fold hydrolase has translation MRQVRDPATARPARQRPREDGMPYFRVGSGPPLAFLPGLTPHHRQPRGRQRLFQLSQLKPLPSRHEVWWINRRPGLPPGVTMADLAADYASMLRERFAGPIDVLGVSTGGSIALQLAADHPDVVDRLVVVSAAHRLGPLGRAVAHEAATQLRAGRPRRANAALFTLLGTRPFGRRLLRGAGWLLGPAVFGTGDRDLVLTLEAEETFDIEDELPRITASTLVVGGALDPCYGAELFEHTAARMPNAELTLCGGKGHVGPQSRPVARAVRAFLAARPR, from the coding sequence ATGCGTCAGGTACGTGATCCGGCAACGGCCCGCCCGGCGCGGCAGCGGCCGCGCGAGGACGGCATGCCCTACTTCCGGGTTGGTTCCGGCCCGCCACTGGCGTTCCTGCCAGGGCTGACGCCGCATCACCGGCAACCGCGCGGCCGGCAGCGGTTGTTCCAACTCTCCCAGCTGAAGCCGCTGCCGTCCCGGCACGAGGTGTGGTGGATCAACCGCAGGCCCGGGTTGCCGCCGGGTGTGACCATGGCCGATCTCGCCGCCGACTACGCGTCGATGCTGCGCGAGCGGTTCGCGGGCCCGATCGACGTGCTCGGTGTGTCCACCGGCGGCAGTATCGCGCTGCAACTGGCCGCCGACCACCCTGATGTCGTCGACCGCCTCGTCGTGGTGTCGGCGGCACACCGCCTCGGCCCGCTCGGGCGTGCGGTTGCGCACGAGGCGGCCACACAGCTGCGGGCAGGCAGACCCCGGCGCGCCAATGCCGCGCTGTTCACCCTGCTCGGCACGCGGCCGTTCGGCAGGAGGCTGCTCAGGGGTGCGGGCTGGCTGCTCGGCCCGGCGGTGTTCGGCACGGGTGACCGGGATCTGGTACTGACGCTGGAGGCTGAGGAAACCTTCGACATCGAGGACGAGCTGCCGCGGATCACGGCGAGTACGCTGGTCGTCGGCGGCGCGCTGGACCCGTGCTACGGTGCCGAGTTGTTCGAGCACACCGCCGCGCGGATGCCCAACGCGGAGTTGACGTTGTGTGGAGGGAAGGGGCACGTGGGACCGCAGAGCCGACCCGTCGCCCGTGCCGTGCGCGCTTTCCTCGCCGCAAGGCCGCGATGA
- a CDS encoding phosphoketolase family protein, whose protein sequence is MTPRTPTTVDRPTRGDAAGSEGDRAAELARVDAWWRAANYLSVGQVFLLENPLLAEPLSPEHIKPRLLGHWGTVPGLTLTYAHLNRVIAKQRRRLLFVAGPGHGAAGLNAAAWLEGTYSEYYPDVGQDVEGMRRLFRQFSFPGGVPSHASPHLPGSFHEGGELGYSLAHATGAAFDNPDLVVACVIGDGEAETGPLAASWHAPAFLNPESDGTVLPILHLNEYKIANPTLLARLPQRQLAELLRGHGWEPVEVSGDNAYAVHEAYATALDECFELITRRRHPMIVLRTPKGWTGPDTLDGKPIEGNWRSHQVPLPAARHDPHQLAQLESWLRSYRPGELFDGSGAPAREIREANPSAELRMSAQPAAHGQVQRALRLPEIAEHAVDVPAPGRRYAESTRALGRYLRDVLALNADQRNMLLFAPDEHASNRLDAVFDVTGRRWLLPTRSGDDHLDPRGRVVEVLSEHLCQGWLEGYLLTGRHGMFSSYEAFTHIVDSMVAQHAKWMHMAAEVPWRRPVPSLNYLLTSHVWRQDHNGASHQDPGFIDHILSKRPEVSRVYLPPDANCLLHVTEHCLRSNGLVNVIVAGKQPELQYLDLDAARAHTEQGLGIWEWASSDTESGTDVVIACAGDVPTQEALAAVQVLRGLVPDLRVRFVNVVDITRLAAPQRHPHGISDREYSAIFTGEAPVIFAFHGYPWLIHELTYNRPGHEHMHVRGFGDKGTTTTPFDMCVLNEIDRFHLALAALERIPRMAGRLGHLRQHLLGELARHHDHIRRTGEDMLEVRAWTWGS, encoded by the coding sequence ATGACACCGAGAACGCCGACGACCGTCGACCGCCCGACCCGGGGCGATGCGGCAGGCTCCGAGGGCGACCGCGCAGCCGAGCTGGCACGGGTGGACGCCTGGTGGCGCGCGGCCAACTACCTTTCGGTCGGGCAGGTGTTCCTGCTGGAGAACCCGCTGCTGGCCGAGCCGCTCAGCCCCGAACACATCAAGCCACGGTTGCTCGGTCACTGGGGCACGGTGCCCGGCCTCACGCTGACCTACGCCCACCTCAACCGCGTCATCGCGAAGCAGCGACGAAGGCTGCTGTTCGTCGCGGGCCCCGGGCACGGCGCCGCCGGGCTGAACGCGGCCGCGTGGCTGGAGGGAACGTACTCGGAGTACTACCCCGACGTCGGGCAGGACGTCGAGGGGATGCGGCGGCTGTTTCGGCAGTTCTCCTTCCCCGGTGGCGTTCCCAGCCATGCCTCACCACACCTGCCGGGCTCCTTCCACGAGGGCGGCGAGCTGGGCTACTCGCTCGCGCATGCCACCGGCGCCGCGTTCGACAACCCCGACCTGGTGGTGGCGTGCGTGATCGGCGACGGCGAGGCGGAGACCGGCCCGCTGGCCGCGAGCTGGCACGCGCCCGCGTTCCTGAATCCCGAATCCGACGGAACCGTGTTGCCGATCCTGCACCTGAACGAGTACAAGATCGCCAACCCGACACTGCTGGCCCGGTTGCCGCAGCGCCAGCTTGCCGAACTGCTTCGCGGGCACGGCTGGGAGCCGGTCGAGGTGTCGGGAGACAACGCCTACGCGGTGCACGAGGCCTACGCCACGGCGCTGGACGAATGCTTCGAGCTCATCACCCGGCGCAGGCACCCGATGATCGTGCTGCGCACGCCCAAGGGCTGGACCGGACCGGACACACTGGACGGAAAACCCATCGAGGGGAACTGGCGCTCGCACCAGGTCCCGCTGCCCGCCGCCAGGCACGACCCGCACCAGCTGGCACAGCTGGAGAGCTGGCTGCGTTCCTACCGCCCCGGCGAGCTGTTCGACGGTTCCGGGGCGCCCGCACGGGAGATCCGCGAGGCCAATCCGAGCGCGGAACTGCGGATGAGCGCGCAACCGGCGGCGCACGGCCAGGTTCAGCGAGCGCTCAGACTGCCGGAGATCGCCGAGCACGCGGTGGACGTTCCCGCACCGGGGCGGCGCTACGCCGAATCCACCCGCGCGCTGGGTCGCTACCTGCGAGATGTGCTGGCACTGAACGCCGATCAGCGCAACATGCTGCTGTTCGCACCCGACGAGCACGCCTCCAACCGGCTCGACGCGGTGTTCGACGTGACGGGACGGCGCTGGCTGCTTCCCACCCGCTCCGGCGACGACCACCTCGACCCACGGGGCCGGGTGGTCGAGGTGCTGTCGGAGCACCTGTGCCAGGGCTGGCTGGAGGGCTACCTGCTCACCGGAAGGCACGGGATGTTCTCCAGCTACGAGGCGTTCACGCACATCGTCGACTCCATGGTCGCCCAGCACGCGAAGTGGATGCACATGGCGGCCGAGGTGCCGTGGCGCCGACCGGTGCCGAGCCTGAACTACCTGCTCACCTCGCACGTGTGGCGGCAGGACCACAACGGGGCGTCGCATCAGGACCCCGGCTTCATCGACCACATCCTCAGCAAACGGCCTGAGGTCTCGCGCGTCTACCTGCCACCGGACGCCAACTGCCTGCTGCACGTCACAGAGCACTGCCTGCGCAGCAACGGACTCGTGAACGTCATCGTCGCGGGCAAGCAGCCCGAGTTGCAGTACCTCGACCTTGACGCCGCCCGCGCGCACACCGAGCAGGGGCTGGGGATCTGGGAGTGGGCCAGCAGCGACACCGAATCCGGCACCGACGTGGTGATCGCCTGCGCGGGCGACGTGCCGACCCAGGAGGCACTCGCCGCGGTGCAGGTGCTGCGAGGACTGGTGCCGGATCTGCGGGTGCGGTTCGTAAACGTCGTGGACATCACCAGGCTCGCAGCGCCGCAACGGCACCCGCACGGCATCAGCGACCGGGAGTACTCCGCGATCTTCACCGGCGAAGCACCGGTGATCTTCGCCTTCCACGGCTATCCGTGGCTCATCCACGAGCTGACCTACAACCGGCCGGGACACGAGCACATGCACGTGCGTGGGTTCGGCGACAAGGGCACCACCACGACGCCGTTCGACATGTGTGTGCTCAACGAGATCGACCGCTTCCACCTGGCGCTGGCGGCACTCGAACGCATCCCGAGGATGGCGGGCAGGCTCGGGCATCTGCGCCAGCACCTGCTCGGCGAGCTCGCGCGCCACCACGACCACATCAGGCGTACCGGGGAGGACATGCTGGAAGTGCGGGCCTGGACCTGGGGTTCCTGA
- a CDS encoding acetate/propionate family kinase, producing the protein MRVLTLNPGSSSLKLALVRDGAAEMTSTLDKWDGSAPPGLAEFAAAIDAVAVRIVHGGNRAEPVVLTERALAELEELTPYAALHQPRSLAIARHAMAALPRVPVVGCFDTAFHADLPARASTYAVPAAWRREHGIRRYGFHGLSVAYATAWTARLLGRPVAQLGMVCCHLGAGVSVTAVEGGRSVDTSMGLTPLDGVPMATRSGAIDPAIPLYLVRRAGMSPADVERALQQESGLAGLSGTSGDIRDVLAARALGDPDARLAVEVYLHRLRREIAAAVVSLSHVDAVVLTGGVAEHQPDLMAELVAGAGLGLSHASARRAAAGGDGAEGVISPPDAPVPVVVVTSREDLELASQTEHLLGSTSEAGRVRQATEDR; encoded by the coding sequence ATGCGGGTGCTGACCCTGAACCCCGGCTCCTCGAGCCTGAAGCTGGCACTGGTACGCGACGGTGCCGCGGAGATGACGTCCACACTGGACAAGTGGGATGGTTCGGCGCCACCCGGGCTCGCTGAGTTCGCCGCAGCGATCGACGCGGTCGCGGTTCGGATCGTGCACGGCGGCAACCGAGCCGAGCCGGTTGTCCTCACCGAGCGGGCGCTCGCCGAGTTGGAGGAACTCACCCCCTACGCCGCGCTGCACCAGCCTCGCTCGCTCGCCATCGCCAGGCACGCGATGGCCGCGCTGCCGCGGGTGCCCGTCGTCGGCTGCTTCGACACCGCCTTCCACGCCGATCTGCCCGCCCGCGCCAGTACCTACGCCGTGCCCGCCGCCTGGCGCCGCGAGCACGGCATCCGGCGCTACGGCTTCCACGGCTTGTCGGTCGCCTACGCCACCGCGTGGACCGCGCGATTGCTCGGCCGCCCGGTGGCGCAACTCGGCATGGTGTGCTGCCACCTCGGCGCAGGCGTGTCGGTCACCGCCGTCGAGGGTGGCCGCAGCGTCGACACCTCGATGGGGCTCACCCCGCTGGACGGCGTTCCGATGGCGACGCGCTCGGGGGCGATCGACCCCGCCATCCCGCTGTACCTCGTGCGGCGCGCCGGCATGTCGCCCGCCGACGTGGAGCGGGCCCTGCAACAGGAGTCCGGGCTGGCGGGGCTGTCCGGAACCAGCGGTGACATCAGGGATGTGCTCGCCGCCCGCGCGCTCGGTGATCCGGACGCCCGGCTCGCGGTCGAGGTGTACCTGCACCGGCTGCGGCGGGAGATCGCGGCGGCCGTGGTTTCGCTGTCCCACGTCGATGCCGTGGTGCTCACCGGGGGAGTGGCCGAACACCAACCCGACCTGATGGCCGAACTCGTCGCCGGGGCCGGGCTCGGCCTGTCACACGCGAGCGCGCGGCGTGCCGCGGCAGGCGGCGACGGCGCCGAAGGGGTGATCAGCCCACCGGACGCGCCCGTGCCGGTCGTTGTCGTCACCTCCCGCGAGGACCTGGAGCTGGCGAGCCAGACCGAACACCTGCTCGGCTCCACGTCCGAAGCCGGGCGGGTCCGGCAGGCGACCGAGGATCGGTAG
- a CDS encoding MFS transporter, with the protein MSQQPATYRAVFGSSEFRRLWLAHTLSVAGDQLARVALTILVYDRTASAGLAAVTYAVSYVPDFLGGALLAGIADRYSRRGVMVATDVARGVVVAVMALPGVPLAGQVGLLVVVQLLAAPFSAARQAVLPDILRGDSLVIGIGVISMTYQAGLVIGFGAGAVVVDAIGAAGALWVDSATFALSALVIRFGVRAHPPAPGAAPTVRRRRWSGVTRGWRLVGGNPRLRALLVIACCSGFYVVPEGLAVPVADEIGAGTAAVGWLLAANPVGTVLGMLVLKRISPDRRLRLLGPLTVASSLVLVPTGWQPGLVVLVLLWTASGAFSAHDMVTQAAYVAEVPPEERGHAVGVAIASLRAAQGLAIVVSGLVAQLVSPIVVITAAAVLGTVVGAGASLSWARASSGQASSGQASSGQAPPPADRGSIDRGEAGDEVAG; encoded by the coding sequence ATGAGTCAACAACCGGCGACCTACCGTGCCGTCTTCGGCAGTTCCGAATTCCGCCGGCTCTGGCTGGCGCACACGCTGTCCGTGGCGGGCGACCAGTTGGCGCGGGTAGCCCTGACGATCCTGGTCTACGACAGGACCGCCTCGGCGGGGCTGGCCGCGGTGACCTACGCGGTGAGCTACGTGCCGGACTTTCTCGGCGGCGCGCTGCTGGCGGGTATCGCCGATCGCTACTCGCGACGCGGCGTCATGGTGGCGACGGATGTCGCCAGGGGCGTCGTGGTGGCGGTGATGGCGCTGCCCGGTGTTCCGCTCGCCGGGCAGGTCGGGCTGCTCGTGGTGGTGCAACTGCTGGCGGCGCCGTTCTCCGCCGCAAGGCAGGCCGTGCTGCCCGACATCCTGCGAGGCGACAGCCTGGTCATCGGGATCGGGGTCATCTCGATGACCTACCAGGCGGGCCTGGTTATCGGGTTCGGCGCGGGCGCGGTCGTTGTCGACGCGATCGGGGCGGCGGGCGCGCTGTGGGTCGACTCGGCCACGTTCGCGCTGTCGGCCCTGGTGATCCGGTTCGGAGTGCGCGCGCACCCGCCCGCGCCCGGCGCTGCTCCCACCGTGCGGCGACGCCGCTGGTCGGGCGTCACCAGAGGTTGGCGCCTGGTGGGGGGTAACCCAAGGCTGCGCGCTCTGCTGGTGATCGCCTGTTGCTCCGGCTTCTACGTCGTGCCGGAGGGCCTCGCCGTACCCGTGGCGGACGAGATCGGCGCGGGCACGGCGGCGGTGGGCTGGCTGCTCGCTGCCAACCCGGTGGGCACGGTGCTGGGCATGCTCGTGCTCAAACGCATTTCCCCGGACCGGCGGCTACGGCTGCTCGGGCCGCTGACGGTGGCCAGCAGCCTCGTGCTGGTGCCGACCGGATGGCAGCCCGGGCTTGTGGTCCTTGTGCTGCTGTGGACGGCCAGTGGTGCGTTCTCCGCGCACGACATGGTGACCCAGGCGGCCTACGTGGCGGAGGTTCCGCCGGAGGAACGCGGGCACGCGGTCGGCGTTGCCATCGCGTCACTGCGTGCAGCGCAGGGCCTTGCCATCGTCGTTTCCGGGCTGGTGGCCCAGCTGGTTTCGCCGATTGTGGTGATCACGGCCGCGGCGGTACTCGGCACCGTCGTCGGTGCGGGTGCGAGCTTGTCGTGGGCGCGTGCGTCGTCCGGGCAGGCGTCGTCCGGGCAGGCGTCGTCCGGGCAAGCACCGCCTCCCGCCGATCGAGGCAGCATCGACCGGGGTGAGGCAGGAGACGAGGTCGCCGGCTGA